A single Candoia aspera isolate rCanAsp1 chromosome 5, rCanAsp1.hap2, whole genome shotgun sequence DNA region contains:
- the LRRC18 gene encoding leucine-rich repeat-containing protein 18 yields the protein MAKGAKGPKGKKVTLKVAKTCIKITFDGKRRLDLSKMGITTFPKCILKLDDIDEIDLSRNMIKKIPDGIDKFQNLRWLDLHSNQIDKLPETIGNLQNLIFLNLSNNKLTARSLPVELNQLKNLRNLNLGLNHIDNLPTTLGALKELQEVGVFDNLLTLIPNSIAKLPKLKKLNAKRNPFPGPTEEEIIIDNIKRLETLHLVEEKDLCFPCLRKCQEERDKLNKLKNTIPTPLKKPNFSNLMTPNSLAKENQAEWR from the coding sequence ATGGCTAAAGGGGCAAAAGGCCCCAAAGGGAAAAAGGTCACCTTGAAGGTTGCTAAGACCTGCATCAAGATCACCTTTGATGGGAAGCGCCGCCTTGATCTGAGCAAGATGGGCATCACAACTTTCCCCAAGTGCATCCTCAAGCTGGATGATATAGACGAGATAGACCTGAGCAGAAACATGATCAAAAAAATCCCAGACGGAATTGATAAATTTCAGAACCTGCGTTGGTTGGACTTGCATAGCAACCAGATTGATAAGCTGCCAGAAACAATAGGGAACCTACAGAATCTCATTTTTCTGAATCTCTCCAACAACAAGCTCACAGCCCGGAGCTTACCAGTGGAGCTAAATCAACTCAAGAATCTGCGGAATCTTAACCTTGGCCTAAACCACATTGACAACCTACCAACCACTCTGGGAGCTTTAAAAGAGCTCCAGGAAGTTGGGGTATTTGATAATTTACTGACACTTATCCCGAACAGTATTGCAAAGCTCCCTAAGCTGAAGAAGCTAAATGCCAAGAGAAACCCATTTCCTGGGCCCACAGAAGAGGAAATCATTATTGATAACATCAAACGCCTTGAGACACTTCATTTGGTAGAAGAAAAAGATCTTTGTTTCCCATGCTTGAGGAAATGTCAAGAAGAGAGAGACAAGCTAAACAAGCTGAAGAATACAATACCCACTCCCCTCAAAAAGCCAAACTTTTCAAACCTCATGACCCCCAACTCACTAGCAAAGGAGAATCAAGCAGAGTGGAGGTGA